The following proteins are co-located in the Eriocheir sinensis breed Jianghai 21 chromosome 1, ASM2467909v1, whole genome shotgun sequence genome:
- the LOC126996147 gene encoding uncharacterized protein LOC126996147, giving the protein MRGSFFVFVELLSLIAEGYGAPSDFYADIFRDPHLSTLRLIRYPARPNPTYEARDGDAVIQTAEHQDTTKVTLLATFAEYPGLQVRWWKDDSIIDVTHKPGHLVMNIGQLLSYTSGGALKATKHRVIDCCGDRLSVPFFLEPRFHANVNVVLPGCEQRESQPKYYGHWLLEGIRKWAEYKDLCRRIETQTAKTLYEGEEDEDEVMMWTK; this is encoded by the exons ATGCGtgggtctttttttgttttcgtcgAGCTGCTGAGCCTGATCGCGGAAGGTTACGGAGCACCCAGCGACTTCTACGCCGACATCTTCAGGGATCCGCATCTCTCCACGCTCCGGCTCATCCGCTACCCGGCCAGACCCAACCCGACATATGAAGCCCGTGACGGTGACGCGG tGATCCAGACGGCCGAACACCAGGACACCACGAAGGTCACGCTGCTGGCCACCTTTGCCGAGTACCCGGGGCTGCAGGTTCGCTGGTGGAAGGACGACTCCATCATCGACGTGACGCACAAACCCGGCCACCTCGTCATGAACATCGGCCAGCTGCTCTCCTACACCAGCGGCGGGGCTCTCAAGGCTACCAAACACCGCGTGATCGACTGCTGTGGTGATAg GCTGTCCGTCCCATTCTTCCTGGAGCCACGGTTCCACGCCAACGTGAACGTGGTCCTGCCAGGGTGCGAGCAGAGGGAGAGTCAGCCCAAGTACTACGGCCACTGGCTCTTGGAGGGGATCAGAAAGTGGGCCGAATACAAGGATCTCTGCAGGCGAATCGAAACACAGACCGCGAAGACACTgtatgagggagaagaagatgaggatgaagtgaTGATGTGGACGAAAtag